A section of the Parasteatoda tepidariorum isolate YZ-2023 chromosome 6, CAS_Ptep_4.0, whole genome shotgun sequence genome encodes:
- the LOC107454103 gene encoding nucleobindin-2 isoform X2 has translation MWKFFCILVLLVSLEMFVAPPVDKKKENNAKNSTEEMDDFGLEYGRYLAQVVQTLEEDKEFAKRLENITTDQIRSGAIAKELEFVKHNVRSKLDELKRIEVDRLRKLIQEQMERTELGLYRDGDGHLLNTPDGRRWRTIPSYKGLDRKNGVKIPKHLDIDNPHSFEMEDLKKLIQSATTDLEEIDRQRREEFKTYELEKEAAYRESLQNLTSEEKKKAEEHHKELIEKHKDHPKVHHPGSKPQLEQVWEEQDHLPKDEFNLRTFFAMHDLNGDGHLDYQEVEAVLIPEVRKVYNPNNEEDDPVEMMEDMYRMREHIFNQSDTNKDHLISLAEFLKMTEDDSFEQDEGWQGLDEQQVYSESELQEYMKQRAMQHHGDSRMYYDVGNAPQGMPPHINFQGHAGAPPPGYPQQPQGYPQQGHPQQFQQGYPQQGHPQQFQQGHPQQFQQGHPQQFQQGQPQHFEQGQPQQFQQGQPQHFQQGQPQQFQQGQHQQFQQGQHQQFQQGQPQQFPQGQPQQFPQGQPLQFQQGQPIVQQGQPQQVQQGQPQQFQQTGNNVQPSNPQAATETQKPSDQQAHKTEGNTAQPGAPSVAATKQQT, from the exons ATGTGGAAATTTTTCTGCATATTAGTCCTTCTAGTCTCCTTGGAGATGTTTGTAGCACCACCAgtagataaaaagaaagaaaataatgccAAGAATTCAACAGAAGAAATGGatgatttt ggACTTGAGTATGGTCGCTACTTAGCGCAAGTAGTTCAAACTCTTGAAGAAGACAAAGAATTCGCTAAACGATTGGAGAATATTACTACTGATCAAATAagg AGTGGGGCCATTGCTAAAGAGCTGGAATTCGTGAAGCACAACGTCAGGTCTAAATTGGATGAACTGAAGAGGATAGAAGTGGATCGCCTCCGTAAGCTCATTCAAGAACAAATGGAGCGCACTGAATTAGGTCTGTACCGTGATGGAGACGGTCATCTCCTGAATACTCCTGATGGTCGGCGGTGGAGAACTATTCCTAGCTATAAAG gTTTAGATAGGAAGAATGGAGTTAAAATACCAAAACATTTAGACATAGATAATCCTCACAGTTTTGAAATGGAGGATTTAAAGAAGCTCATTCAATCA gCTACCACTGACTTGGAAGAAATAGATAGACAAAGAAGAGAAGAGTTTAAAACTTATGAGCTTGAGAAGGAGGCTGCCTACCGGGAAAGTTTGCAAAACCTGACATCAGAAGAGAAGAAGAAAGCTGAAGAGCATCACAAAGAATTGATCGAAAAACATAAAGATCACCCTAAAGTTCATCATCCT GGAAGCAAACCACAACTGGAACAGGTTTGGGAAGAACAAGATCATCTTCCAAAGGATGAATTCAATCTGCGTACATTTTTTGCAATgcatg ATCTCAATGGAGATGGTCACTTAGATTATCAAGAAGTTGAAGCAGTTCTCATTCCTgag gTAAGAAAGGTGTATAATCCTAACAATGAGGAAGATGATCCAGTTGAAATGATGGAAGACATGTATCGTATGAGAGAGCATATTTTTAATCAG agTGATACAAATAAGGACCATCTTATAAGTCTTGCTGAATTCTTAAAGATGACTGAAGATGACAGCTTTGAGCAAGATGAAGGCTGGCAA GGCTTAGATGAGCAACAAGTCTATTCTGAGTCTGAACTTCAGGAATATATGAAGCAAAGAGCCATG CAACATCATGGAGACTCACGAATGTATTATGATGTTGGAAACGCCCCACAAGGTATGCCTCCACACATTAACTTTCAAGGTCATGCAGGTGCTCCTCCTCCTGGATATCCTCAACAAC CTCAAGGATATCCTCAACAAGGTCACCCCCAACAGTTTCAACAAGGTTATCCCCAGCAAGGTCATCCCCAACAGTTTCAGCAAGGTCATCCCCAACAGTTTCAGCAAGGCCATCCCCAGCAATTTCAACAGGGCCAACCTCAACACTTCGAACAAGGCCAACCTCAACAATTTCAGCAGGGCCAACCTCAACATTTCCAACAAGGCCAACCTCAGCAATTTCAGCAAGGCCAACATCAGCAATTTCAGCAGGGCCAACATCAGCAATTTCAGCAGGGCCAACCTCAGCAATTTCCGCAAGGCCAACCTCAACAATTTCCGCAAGGCCAACCTTTACAGTTTCAACAAGGTCAACCTATAGTTCAACAAGGACAACCTCAACAGGTTCAGCAAGGCCAGCCTCAACAGTTTCAGCAGACTGGAAATAATGTGCAGCCTTCTAATCCTCAAGCAGCTACTGAGACACAAAAACCATCAGATCAACAG GCTCACAAAACTGAAGGAAATACTGCTCAACCTGGAGCTCCTAGTGTTGCAGCTACTAAGCAACAAACATGA
- the LOC107454103 gene encoding nucleobindin-2 isoform X6: protein MWKFFCILVLLVSLEMFVAPPVDKKKENNAKNSTEEMDDFGLEYGRYLAQVVQTLEEDKEFAKRLENITTDQIRSGAIAKELEFVKHNVRSKLDELKRIEVDRLRKLIQEQMERTELGLDRKNGVKIPKHLDIDNPHSFEMEDLKKLIQSATTDLEEIDRQRREEFKTYELEKEAAYRESLQNLTSEEKKKAEEHHKELIEKHKDHPKVHHPGSKPQLEQVWEEQDHLPKDEFNLRTFFAMHDLNGDGHLDYQEVEAVLIPEVRKVYNPNNEEDDPVEMMEDMYRMREHIFNQSDTNKDHLISLAEFLKMTEDDSFEQDEGWQGLDEQQVYSESELQEYMKQRAMQHHGDSRMYYDVGNAPQGMPPHINFQGHAGAPPPGYPQQPQGYPQQGHPQQFQQGYPQQGHPQQFQQGHPQQFQQGHPQQFQQGQPQHFEQGQPQQFQQGQPQHFQQGQPQQFQQGQHQQFQQGQHQQFQQGQPQQFPQGQPQQFPQGQPLQFQQGQPIVQQGQPQQVQQGQPQQFQQTGNNVQPSNPQAATETQKPSDQQAHKTEGNTAQPGAPSVAATKQQT from the exons ATGTGGAAATTTTTCTGCATATTAGTCCTTCTAGTCTCCTTGGAGATGTTTGTAGCACCACCAgtagataaaaagaaagaaaataatgccAAGAATTCAACAGAAGAAATGGatgatttt ggACTTGAGTATGGTCGCTACTTAGCGCAAGTAGTTCAAACTCTTGAAGAAGACAAAGAATTCGCTAAACGATTGGAGAATATTACTACTGATCAAATAagg AGTGGGGCCATTGCTAAAGAGCTGGAATTCGTGAAGCACAACGTCAGGTCTAAATTGGATGAACTGAAGAGGATAGAAGTGGATCGCCTCCGTAAGCTCATTCAAGAACAAATGGAGCGCACTGAATTAG gTTTAGATAGGAAGAATGGAGTTAAAATACCAAAACATTTAGACATAGATAATCCTCACAGTTTTGAAATGGAGGATTTAAAGAAGCTCATTCAATCA gCTACCACTGACTTGGAAGAAATAGATAGACAAAGAAGAGAAGAGTTTAAAACTTATGAGCTTGAGAAGGAGGCTGCCTACCGGGAAAGTTTGCAAAACCTGACATCAGAAGAGAAGAAGAAAGCTGAAGAGCATCACAAAGAATTGATCGAAAAACATAAAGATCACCCTAAAGTTCATCATCCT GGAAGCAAACCACAACTGGAACAGGTTTGGGAAGAACAAGATCATCTTCCAAAGGATGAATTCAATCTGCGTACATTTTTTGCAATgcatg ATCTCAATGGAGATGGTCACTTAGATTATCAAGAAGTTGAAGCAGTTCTCATTCCTgag gTAAGAAAGGTGTATAATCCTAACAATGAGGAAGATGATCCAGTTGAAATGATGGAAGACATGTATCGTATGAGAGAGCATATTTTTAATCAG agTGATACAAATAAGGACCATCTTATAAGTCTTGCTGAATTCTTAAAGATGACTGAAGATGACAGCTTTGAGCAAGATGAAGGCTGGCAA GGCTTAGATGAGCAACAAGTCTATTCTGAGTCTGAACTTCAGGAATATATGAAGCAAAGAGCCATG CAACATCATGGAGACTCACGAATGTATTATGATGTTGGAAACGCCCCACAAGGTATGCCTCCACACATTAACTTTCAAGGTCATGCAG GTGCTCCTCCTCCTGGATATCCTCAACAACCTCAAGGATATCCTCAACAAGGTCACCCCCAACAGTTTCAACAAGGTTATCCCCAGCAAGGTCATCCCCAACAGTTTCAGCAAGGTCATCCCCAACAGTTTCAGCAAGGCCATCCCCAGCAATTTCAACAGGGCCAACCTCAACACTTCGAACAAGGCCAACCTCAACAATTTCAGCAGGGCCAACCTCAACATTTCCAACAAGGCCAACCTCAGCAATTTCAGCAAGGCCAACATCAGCAATTTCAGCAGGGCCAACATCAGCAATTTCAGCAGGGCCAACCTCAGCAATTTCCGCAAGGCCAACCTCAACAATTTCCGCAAGGCCAACCTTTACAGTTTCAACAAGGTCAACCTATAGTTCAACAAGGACAACCTCAACAGGTTCAGCAAGGCCAGCCTCAACAGTTTCAGCAGACTGGAAATAATGTGCAGCCTTCTAATCCTCAAGCAGCTACTGAGACACAAAAACCATCAGATCAACAG GCTCACAAAACTGAAGGAAATACTGCTCAACCTGGAGCTCCTAGTGTTGCAGCTACTAAGCAACAAACATGA
- the LOC107454103 gene encoding nucleobindin-2 isoform X3 yields the protein MWKFFCILVLLVSLEMFVAPPVDKKKENNAKNSTEEMDDFGLEYGRYLAQVVQTLEEDKEFAKRLENITTDQIRSGAIAKELEFVKHNVRSKLDELKRIEVDRLRKLIQEQMERTELGLYRDGDGHLLNTPDGRRWRTIPSYKGLDRKNGVKIPKHLDIDNPHSFEMEDLKKLIQSATTDLEEIDRQRREEFKTYELEKEAAYRESLQNLTSEEKKKAEEHHKELIEKHKDHPKVHHPGSKPQLEQVWEEQDHLPKDEFNLRTFFAMHDLNGDGHLDYQEVEAVLIPEVRKVYNPNNEEDDPVEMMEDMYRMREHIFNQSDTNKDHLISLAEFLKMTEDDSFEQDEGWQGLDEQQVYSESELQEYMKQRAMQHHGDSRMYYDVGNAPQGMPPHINFQGHAGAPPPGYPQQPQGYPQQGHPQQFQQGYPQQGHPQQFQQGHPQQFQQGHPQQFQQGQPQHFEQGQPQQFQQGQPQHFQQGQPQQFQQGQHQQFQQGQHQQFQQGQPQQFPQGQPQQFPQGQPLQFQQGQPIVQQGQPQQVQQGQPQQFQQTGNNVQPSNPQAATETQKPSDQQAHKTEGNTAQPGAPSVAATKQQT from the exons ATGTGGAAATTTTTCTGCATATTAGTCCTTCTAGTCTCCTTGGAGATGTTTGTAGCACCACCAgtagataaaaagaaagaaaataatgccAAGAATTCAACAGAAGAAATGGatgatttt ggACTTGAGTATGGTCGCTACTTAGCGCAAGTAGTTCAAACTCTTGAAGAAGACAAAGAATTCGCTAAACGATTGGAGAATATTACTACTGATCAAATAagg AGTGGGGCCATTGCTAAAGAGCTGGAATTCGTGAAGCACAACGTCAGGTCTAAATTGGATGAACTGAAGAGGATAGAAGTGGATCGCCTCCGTAAGCTCATTCAAGAACAAATGGAGCGCACTGAATTAGGTCTGTACCGTGATGGAGACGGTCATCTCCTGAATACTCCTGATGGTCGGCGGTGGAGAACTATTCCTAGCTATAAAG gTTTAGATAGGAAGAATGGAGTTAAAATACCAAAACATTTAGACATAGATAATCCTCACAGTTTTGAAATGGAGGATTTAAAGAAGCTCATTCAATCA gCTACCACTGACTTGGAAGAAATAGATAGACAAAGAAGAGAAGAGTTTAAAACTTATGAGCTTGAGAAGGAGGCTGCCTACCGGGAAAGTTTGCAAAACCTGACATCAGAAGAGAAGAAGAAAGCTGAAGAGCATCACAAAGAATTGATCGAAAAACATAAAGATCACCCTAAAGTTCATCATCCT GGAAGCAAACCACAACTGGAACAGGTTTGGGAAGAACAAGATCATCTTCCAAAGGATGAATTCAATCTGCGTACATTTTTTGCAATgcatg ATCTCAATGGAGATGGTCACTTAGATTATCAAGAAGTTGAAGCAGTTCTCATTCCTgag gTAAGAAAGGTGTATAATCCTAACAATGAGGAAGATGATCCAGTTGAAATGATGGAAGACATGTATCGTATGAGAGAGCATATTTTTAATCAG agTGATACAAATAAGGACCATCTTATAAGTCTTGCTGAATTCTTAAAGATGACTGAAGATGACAGCTTTGAGCAAGATGAAGGCTGGCAA GGCTTAGATGAGCAACAAGTCTATTCTGAGTCTGAACTTCAGGAATATATGAAGCAAAGAGCCATG CAACATCATGGAGACTCACGAATGTATTATGATGTTGGAAACGCCCCACAAGGTATGCCTCCACACATTAACTTTCAAGGTCATGCAG GTGCTCCTCCTCCTGGATATCCTCAACAACCTCAAGGATATCCTCAACAAGGTCACCCCCAACAGTTTCAACAAGGTTATCCCCAGCAAGGTCATCCCCAACAGTTTCAGCAAGGTCATCCCCAACAGTTTCAGCAAGGCCATCCCCAGCAATTTCAACAGGGCCAACCTCAACACTTCGAACAAGGCCAACCTCAACAATTTCAGCAGGGCCAACCTCAACATTTCCAACAAGGCCAACCTCAGCAATTTCAGCAAGGCCAACATCAGCAATTTCAGCAGGGCCAACATCAGCAATTTCAGCAGGGCCAACCTCAGCAATTTCCGCAAGGCCAACCTCAACAATTTCCGCAAGGCCAACCTTTACAGTTTCAACAAGGTCAACCTATAGTTCAACAAGGACAACCTCAACAGGTTCAGCAAGGCCAGCCTCAACAGTTTCAGCAGACTGGAAATAATGTGCAGCCTTCTAATCCTCAAGCAGCTACTGAGACACAAAAACCATCAGATCAACAG GCTCACAAAACTGAAGGAAATACTGCTCAACCTGGAGCTCCTAGTGTTGCAGCTACTAAGCAACAAACATGA
- the LOC107454103 gene encoding nucleobindin-2 isoform X7: protein MWKFFCILVLLVSLEMFVAPPVDKKKENNAKNSTEEMDDFGLEYGRYLAQVVQTLEEDKEFAKRLENITTDQIRSGAIAKELEFVKHNVRSKLDELKRIEVDRLRKLIQEQMERTELGLDRKNGVKIPKHLDIDNPHSFEMEDLKKLIQSATTDLEEIDRQRREEFKTYELEKEAAYRESLQNLTSEEKKKAEEHHKELIEKHKDHPKVHHPGSKPQLEQVWEEQDHLPKDEFNLRTFFAMHDLNGDGHLDYQEVEAVLIPEVRKVYNPNNEEDDPVEMMEDMYRMREHIFNQSDTNKDHLISLAEFLKMTEDDSFEQDEGWQGLDEQQVYSESELQEYMKQRAMQHHGDSRMYYDVGNAPQGMPPHINFQGHAGAPPPGYPQQPQGYPQQGHPQQFQQGYPQQGHPQQFQQGHPQQFQQGHPQQFQQGQPQHFEQGQPQQFQQGQPQHFQQGQPQQFQQGQHQQFQQGQHQQFQQGQPQQFPQGQPQQFPQGQPLQFQQGQPIVQQGQPQQVQQGQPQQFQQTGNNVQPSNPQAATETQKPSDQQFVIY from the exons ATGTGGAAATTTTTCTGCATATTAGTCCTTCTAGTCTCCTTGGAGATGTTTGTAGCACCACCAgtagataaaaagaaagaaaataatgccAAGAATTCAACAGAAGAAATGGatgatttt ggACTTGAGTATGGTCGCTACTTAGCGCAAGTAGTTCAAACTCTTGAAGAAGACAAAGAATTCGCTAAACGATTGGAGAATATTACTACTGATCAAATAagg AGTGGGGCCATTGCTAAAGAGCTGGAATTCGTGAAGCACAACGTCAGGTCTAAATTGGATGAACTGAAGAGGATAGAAGTGGATCGCCTCCGTAAGCTCATTCAAGAACAAATGGAGCGCACTGAATTAG gTTTAGATAGGAAGAATGGAGTTAAAATACCAAAACATTTAGACATAGATAATCCTCACAGTTTTGAAATGGAGGATTTAAAGAAGCTCATTCAATCA gCTACCACTGACTTGGAAGAAATAGATAGACAAAGAAGAGAAGAGTTTAAAACTTATGAGCTTGAGAAGGAGGCTGCCTACCGGGAAAGTTTGCAAAACCTGACATCAGAAGAGAAGAAGAAAGCTGAAGAGCATCACAAAGAATTGATCGAAAAACATAAAGATCACCCTAAAGTTCATCATCCT GGAAGCAAACCACAACTGGAACAGGTTTGGGAAGAACAAGATCATCTTCCAAAGGATGAATTCAATCTGCGTACATTTTTTGCAATgcatg ATCTCAATGGAGATGGTCACTTAGATTATCAAGAAGTTGAAGCAGTTCTCATTCCTgag gTAAGAAAGGTGTATAATCCTAACAATGAGGAAGATGATCCAGTTGAAATGATGGAAGACATGTATCGTATGAGAGAGCATATTTTTAATCAG agTGATACAAATAAGGACCATCTTATAAGTCTTGCTGAATTCTTAAAGATGACTGAAGATGACAGCTTTGAGCAAGATGAAGGCTGGCAA GGCTTAGATGAGCAACAAGTCTATTCTGAGTCTGAACTTCAGGAATATATGAAGCAAAGAGCCATG CAACATCATGGAGACTCACGAATGTATTATGATGTTGGAAACGCCCCACAAGGTATGCCTCCACACATTAACTTTCAAGGTCATGCAG GTGCTCCTCCTCCTGGATATCCTCAACAACCTCAAGGATATCCTCAACAAGGTCACCCCCAACAGTTTCAACAAGGTTATCCCCAGCAAGGTCATCCCCAACAGTTTCAGCAAGGTCATCCCCAACAGTTTCAGCAAGGCCATCCCCAGCAATTTCAACAGGGCCAACCTCAACACTTCGAACAAGGCCAACCTCAACAATTTCAGCAGGGCCAACCTCAACATTTCCAACAAGGCCAACCTCAGCAATTTCAGCAAGGCCAACATCAGCAATTTCAGCAGGGCCAACATCAGCAATTTCAGCAGGGCCAACCTCAGCAATTTCCGCAAGGCCAACCTCAACAATTTCCGCAAGGCCAACCTTTACAGTTTCAACAAGGTCAACCTATAGTTCAACAAGGACAACCTCAACAGGTTCAGCAAGGCCAGCCTCAACAGTTTCAGCAGACTGGAAATAATGTGCAGCCTTCTAATCCTCAAGCAGCTACTGAGACACAAAAACCATCAGATCAACAG TTTGTTATATATTAA
- the LOC107454103 gene encoding nucleobindin-2 isoform X1, producing MWKFFCILVLLVSLEMFVAPPVDKKKENNAKNSTEEMDDFGLEYGRYLAQVVQTLEEDKEFAKRLENITTDQIRSGAIAKELEFVKHNVRSKLDELKRIEVDRLRKLIQEQMERTELGLYRDGDGHLLNTPDGRRWRTIPSYKGLDRKNGVKIPKHLDIDNPHSFEMEDLKKLIQSATTDLEEIDRQRREEFKTYELEKEAAYRESLQNLTSEEKKKAEEHHKELIEKHKDHPKVHHPGSKPQLEQVWEEQDHLPKDEFNLRTFFAMHDLNGDGHLDYQEVEAVLIPEVRKVYNPNNEEDDPVEMMEDMYRMREHIFNQSDTNKDHLISLAEFLKMTEDDSFEQDEGWQGLDEQQVYSESELQEYMKQRAMQHHGDSRMYYDVGNAPQGMPPHINFQGHAGAPPPGYPQQPQGYPQQPQGYPQQGHPQQFQQGYPQQGHPQQFQQGHPQQFQQGHPQQFQQGQPQHFEQGQPQQFQQGQPQHFQQGQPQQFQQGQHQQFQQGQHQQFQQGQPQQFPQGQPQQFPQGQPLQFQQGQPIVQQGQPQQVQQGQPQQFQQTGNNVQPSNPQAATETQKPSDQQAHKTEGNTAQPGAPSVAATKQQT from the exons ATGTGGAAATTTTTCTGCATATTAGTCCTTCTAGTCTCCTTGGAGATGTTTGTAGCACCACCAgtagataaaaagaaagaaaataatgccAAGAATTCAACAGAAGAAATGGatgatttt ggACTTGAGTATGGTCGCTACTTAGCGCAAGTAGTTCAAACTCTTGAAGAAGACAAAGAATTCGCTAAACGATTGGAGAATATTACTACTGATCAAATAagg AGTGGGGCCATTGCTAAAGAGCTGGAATTCGTGAAGCACAACGTCAGGTCTAAATTGGATGAACTGAAGAGGATAGAAGTGGATCGCCTCCGTAAGCTCATTCAAGAACAAATGGAGCGCACTGAATTAGGTCTGTACCGTGATGGAGACGGTCATCTCCTGAATACTCCTGATGGTCGGCGGTGGAGAACTATTCCTAGCTATAAAG gTTTAGATAGGAAGAATGGAGTTAAAATACCAAAACATTTAGACATAGATAATCCTCACAGTTTTGAAATGGAGGATTTAAAGAAGCTCATTCAATCA gCTACCACTGACTTGGAAGAAATAGATAGACAAAGAAGAGAAGAGTTTAAAACTTATGAGCTTGAGAAGGAGGCTGCCTACCGGGAAAGTTTGCAAAACCTGACATCAGAAGAGAAGAAGAAAGCTGAAGAGCATCACAAAGAATTGATCGAAAAACATAAAGATCACCCTAAAGTTCATCATCCT GGAAGCAAACCACAACTGGAACAGGTTTGGGAAGAACAAGATCATCTTCCAAAGGATGAATTCAATCTGCGTACATTTTTTGCAATgcatg ATCTCAATGGAGATGGTCACTTAGATTATCAAGAAGTTGAAGCAGTTCTCATTCCTgag gTAAGAAAGGTGTATAATCCTAACAATGAGGAAGATGATCCAGTTGAAATGATGGAAGACATGTATCGTATGAGAGAGCATATTTTTAATCAG agTGATACAAATAAGGACCATCTTATAAGTCTTGCTGAATTCTTAAAGATGACTGAAGATGACAGCTTTGAGCAAGATGAAGGCTGGCAA GGCTTAGATGAGCAACAAGTCTATTCTGAGTCTGAACTTCAGGAATATATGAAGCAAAGAGCCATG CAACATCATGGAGACTCACGAATGTATTATGATGTTGGAAACGCCCCACAAGGTATGCCTCCACACATTAACTTTCAAGGTCATGCAGGTGCTCCTCCTCCTGGATATCCTCAACAACCTCAAGG ATATCCTCAACAACCTCAAGGATATCCTCAACAAGGTCACCCCCAACAGTTTCAACAAGGTTATCCCCAGCAAGGTCATCCCCAACAGTTTCAGCAAGGTCATCCCCAACAGTTTCAGCAAGGCCATCCCCAGCAATTTCAACAGGGCCAACCTCAACACTTCGAACAAGGCCAACCTCAACAATTTCAGCAGGGCCAACCTCAACATTTCCAACAAGGCCAACCTCAGCAATTTCAGCAAGGCCAACATCAGCAATTTCAGCAGGGCCAACATCAGCAATTTCAGCAGGGCCAACCTCAGCAATTTCCGCAAGGCCAACCTCAACAATTTCCGCAAGGCCAACCTTTACAGTTTCAACAAGGTCAACCTATAGTTCAACAAGGACAACCTCAACAGGTTCAGCAAGGCCAGCCTCAACAGTTTCAGCAGACTGGAAATAATGTGCAGCCTTCTAATCCTCAAGCAGCTACTGAGACACAAAAACCATCAGATCAACAG GCTCACAAAACTGAAGGAAATACTGCTCAACCTGGAGCTCCTAGTGTTGCAGCTACTAAGCAACAAACATGA
- the LOC107454103 gene encoding nucleobindin-2 isoform X5: MWKFFCILVLLVSLEMFVAPPVDKKKENNAKNSTEEMDDFGLEYGRYLAQVVQTLEEDKEFAKRLENITTDQIRSGAIAKELEFVKHNVRSKLDELKRIEVDRLRKLIQEQMERTELGLDRKNGVKIPKHLDIDNPHSFEMEDLKKLIQSATTDLEEIDRQRREEFKTYELEKEAAYRESLQNLTSEEKKKAEEHHKELIEKHKDHPKVHHPGSKPQLEQVWEEQDHLPKDEFNLRTFFAMHDLNGDGHLDYQEVEAVLIPEVRKVYNPNNEEDDPVEMMEDMYRMREHIFNQSDTNKDHLISLAEFLKMTEDDSFEQDEGWQGLDEQQVYSESELQEYMKQRAMQHHGDSRMYYDVGNAPQGMPPHINFQGHAGAPPPGYPQQPQGYPQQPQGYPQQGHPQQFQQGYPQQGHPQQFQQGHPQQFQQGHPQQFQQGQPQHFEQGQPQQFQQGQPQHFQQGQPQQFQQGQHQQFQQGQHQQFQQGQPQQFPQGQPQQFPQGQPLQFQQGQPIVQQGQPQQVQQGQPQQFQQTGNNVQPSNPQAATETQKPSDQQAHKTEGNTAQPGAPSVAATKQQT; this comes from the exons ATGTGGAAATTTTTCTGCATATTAGTCCTTCTAGTCTCCTTGGAGATGTTTGTAGCACCACCAgtagataaaaagaaagaaaataatgccAAGAATTCAACAGAAGAAATGGatgatttt ggACTTGAGTATGGTCGCTACTTAGCGCAAGTAGTTCAAACTCTTGAAGAAGACAAAGAATTCGCTAAACGATTGGAGAATATTACTACTGATCAAATAagg AGTGGGGCCATTGCTAAAGAGCTGGAATTCGTGAAGCACAACGTCAGGTCTAAATTGGATGAACTGAAGAGGATAGAAGTGGATCGCCTCCGTAAGCTCATTCAAGAACAAATGGAGCGCACTGAATTAG gTTTAGATAGGAAGAATGGAGTTAAAATACCAAAACATTTAGACATAGATAATCCTCACAGTTTTGAAATGGAGGATTTAAAGAAGCTCATTCAATCA gCTACCACTGACTTGGAAGAAATAGATAGACAAAGAAGAGAAGAGTTTAAAACTTATGAGCTTGAGAAGGAGGCTGCCTACCGGGAAAGTTTGCAAAACCTGACATCAGAAGAGAAGAAGAAAGCTGAAGAGCATCACAAAGAATTGATCGAAAAACATAAAGATCACCCTAAAGTTCATCATCCT GGAAGCAAACCACAACTGGAACAGGTTTGGGAAGAACAAGATCATCTTCCAAAGGATGAATTCAATCTGCGTACATTTTTTGCAATgcatg ATCTCAATGGAGATGGTCACTTAGATTATCAAGAAGTTGAAGCAGTTCTCATTCCTgag gTAAGAAAGGTGTATAATCCTAACAATGAGGAAGATGATCCAGTTGAAATGATGGAAGACATGTATCGTATGAGAGAGCATATTTTTAATCAG agTGATACAAATAAGGACCATCTTATAAGTCTTGCTGAATTCTTAAAGATGACTGAAGATGACAGCTTTGAGCAAGATGAAGGCTGGCAA GGCTTAGATGAGCAACAAGTCTATTCTGAGTCTGAACTTCAGGAATATATGAAGCAAAGAGCCATG CAACATCATGGAGACTCACGAATGTATTATGATGTTGGAAACGCCCCACAAGGTATGCCTCCACACATTAACTTTCAAGGTCATGCAGGTGCTCCTCCTCCTGGATATCCTCAACAACCTCAAGG ATATCCTCAACAACCTCAAGGATATCCTCAACAAGGTCACCCCCAACAGTTTCAACAAGGTTATCCCCAGCAAGGTCATCCCCAACAGTTTCAGCAAGGTCATCCCCAACAGTTTCAGCAAGGCCATCCCCAGCAATTTCAACAGGGCCAACCTCAACACTTCGAACAAGGCCAACCTCAACAATTTCAGCAGGGCCAACCTCAACATTTCCAACAAGGCCAACCTCAGCAATTTCAGCAAGGCCAACATCAGCAATTTCAGCAGGGCCAACATCAGCAATTTCAGCAGGGCCAACCTCAGCAATTTCCGCAAGGCCAACCTCAACAATTTCCGCAAGGCCAACCTTTACAGTTTCAACAAGGTCAACCTATAGTTCAACAAGGACAACCTCAACAGGTTCAGCAAGGCCAGCCTCAACAGTTTCAGCAGACTGGAAATAATGTGCAGCCTTCTAATCCTCAAGCAGCTACTGAGACACAAAAACCATCAGATCAACAG GCTCACAAAACTGAAGGAAATACTGCTCAACCTGGAGCTCCTAGTGTTGCAGCTACTAAGCAACAAACATGA